The Bartonella bovis 91-4 sequence TGATACAAATCACAGGAATTGGAGTCAAAAAGGATTTTTCTGTTATCATGACTAAGGATTTACCTAACCTTGATGCACTAGAGAAAGGTCAATGTTTTCCACGGTACATTTACAAAAGTGTCGCATCTTTAAAAGATGAAGATGAGAAGCAGATCCATTTATTTGCAAATTGTGCAAAAGAAACCAAAGAAGATGGCTTGCAGTGGCATGATGCTATTACTAATGAAGGGTTAGCATATTTTAAAGCGGCTTATCTTGGCGAAACAATTACAAAGGATGATCTTTTCTTTTACGTTTATGGGATTTTACATTCTGAGGATTATCGTGCCCGTTACGCTCATAATCTTTCCAAACAATTGCCTCGTATCCCAACGGTTAAAAAAGTAGAGGATTTTTGGGCTTTTGTTGAAGCTGGTCGAAAACTTGGTGATTTGCATACAAATTATGAAGATGTAGAACCATACCACGTTACATATAAACAGGGCGATCCAAGCACTTGGGTTATTGATGATGAGGTTAATTTCTACCGTGTTGAAAAGATGAAGTTTGCTGGTAAACGTGGTACTATTGATAAAAGTACCGTGATTTATAATACACAAATTACTATGCAAAATATCCCATTGGAAGCTTATGACTATATAGTGAATGGTAGATCTGCTCTTGAATGGGTTATGGATAGGCAAATTGTGAAAACCGATAAAGCAAGTGGTATTGTTAATGATGCTAATCGCTATGCTGTGGAGACTGTTGGCAATCCTGCTTACCCTTTAGAATTATTTCAACGGATTATTACTGTGAGTTTAGAAACAATGAAAATTGTTCATAATCTCCCAAAATTAGAAATAAGAGAAATTGAAGATACTCAAAAAACTGTACACTAAAAAAATTTAAGTACAGTTTGGAGTTATCTCCTTAAATAAAAAGAGCGTTGTTAAATTTTCAAAGTGAAAAAGAATAATTTAAAAGTAGTCTGTATCTTTTGAAATTTCAATTATCAAGGATCTTGCGCTTACAGTTTGTCAAAGAAATTTGTATTATCTTTATGTCATTACTCAAGAGTACAGAAACTCAAATACTGGTATAAAAGCGTTCATTATTACTTGTATGATCTAAGTGGTTTTCACAAATTTAAGGGAGAATTTTAGAATTAGAATTTTTCCATCTATTAATGTTGCACTACATTTCCTAAGTGCAACATTAAGAACATTCATACTATTAAAAAATCTACATAAGATTTACGTTAAAAACTTTTAATACTTTCTACGTTTTTTCAAAAAACTAGCCCCGAGTTAAGCTTAGTGAGTTTATTGTAGAGTCACTGCTCTTTTTTATAGTATTGATTTTTATCCAAACCAATAAATCATAATAGGAAAGTAAAATGGCCACAAAAGCTTTATAAACTCGTTGTTTAATTTACTTACAAGATGCAATATTCTAAGAAATTATTGCAAAATCTAAACAAATTTATAAATGAATCAAATAATTTTATAAGATATTAATACACAATAGAAAAATGTATAGATCCTATAGCCCCAGTAAATATCTGCTTACCTTCTTGTTGAAACTGTTGAATTAATTTTTCATCAATCATGCGGCGATCCCACATTGTGCCAAACATATAGCCTTTCTTCCAATCAACAGGTCTTCCAGTAAAGTTTTCCATAGTCGATTGACTGTATATTTTGGCAGTATCATGATCTAAAGCTTTAAATAAAGCCTGTGATCCCCCACCAAGCAATTTACCTTCTTTTGCAAAAAAATGTATAAGATCTTTTAACTGATTATCACTTACTACCAAAGGAGCATAAATCTGAAAGTGACCATTTGGAACATCATCATAACCCTGAAATTGCGAAGAATCAGCATCAATTAAATCTCCCCAAAAAGAAACAGAGTGAGTGTAATCCATTAGAGAAGAAATTTCAGCAGCCTGAATTTCATTATCAGATATCTCTTTAATATGTGACAATGCATCATAGAATTTTAAAGGAAAAATATCTTTAGTACCAATAGATACAGATGGCGTCTGAACAGTGTCCTGAAGCGTCTCATCAAAATGCTGTTCCATAGGTAAACTATGCTTTTGATATTCATCAATTTTTATATTGAACTGAAATGAATCAATAAAAACCATCATTCCTCCATCCGAGCTGATATACTTCAATAACACTTTTATAAGTGTTTTATATAACACAAATAAATATTAAAACAAAAGTTATTTTAGAAAGTTTATTTTTACCCATTATAAGTTTATTATTAAAAAATAAAAATTACAAAACAGCTTATTAATATACTCAATAACTCTTTTCTTATAAAATTTAATACTCTTCTATTATCACTTATTTTTACTTTTCATCATAGACCTGAAAGTGCTATAGAAAAAATATTACTTAAAGAAAAAGGACTTCTAATGGAAAAGATCAAAGTAGAAAATCCCGTCGTTGAAATTGACGGCGATGAAATGACCCGTATTATTTGGAAGCATATAAAAGACAAACTGATCCACCCTTATCTTGATATTAATCTCAAATATTATGATCTTTCCATCAAAAATCGAGATGAAACCAATGACCAAGTTACTGTTGATTCTGCCAATGCTATTAAACAATATGGGGTTGGTGTAAAATGTGCAACTATTACACCTGATGAATTACGCGTTAAAGAATTTAACTTAAAAAAAATGTGGAAGTCGCCAAATGGCACAATCCGTAACATTTTAGGCGGAGTCATTTTCCGTGAACCCATTATCTGTAAAAATGTCCCACGCCTCGTTCCTAGTTGGACAAAACCTATTATCATTGGGCGTCACGCTTTTGGTGACCAATATAAAGCAACTGATTTTAAATTCCCTGGTAAAGGGAAACTAAGCATCAAATTTATTGGTGATGACGGCCAAGTTATAGAACACGATGTTTTTGATGCCCCAAGTGCGGGGGTTGCTATGGCCATGTACAATATTGATGAATCAATCCGTGATTTTGCCCGCGCATCTTTCAATTACGGCCTACAACGAAATGTTCCAGTCTATCTTTCGACAAAAAATACTATTTTAAAAGCTTATGATGGTCGTTTCAAAGACATTTTTCAAGAAATATTTAATACAGAATTTAAAACTGAATTTGAGAGCCGTAAATTACATTATGAGCATCGCTTGATTGATGATATGGTCGCTTCAGCGCTCAAATGGTCAGGTGGATATGTTTGGGCATGTAAAAACTATGATGGTGATGTTCAATCAGATATCGTTGCTCAAGGTTTTGGTTCCCTTGGCCTTATGACTTCTGTTCTCATGACACCAGACGGTAAAATCGTTGAAGCAGAAGCTGCGCATGGTACAGTAACACGTCATTACCGTCAGCATCAAAAAGGTGAAGAAACATCAACAAATTCTATCGCCTCTATTTTTGCGTGGACACGTGGGCTGATTCATCGTGCCAAACTTGATAACAATGAAAAGTTGAAAAACTTTGCCACTACGTTAGAAAAAGTTTGTATTCACACTGTTGAAGAAGGTTTTATGACAAAAGATCTTGCACTTTTGATCGGACCAGAACAAAAATGGCTTTCTACAACAGGATTCCTCGATAAAATTGATACAAACCTGAAAAAAGAAATGACCAATTAATATAATTGAAATCCCAAGTTCTGCAGAAGGAGAGCTTGGGATTTTTAAACAAAACTAAATAACTATATTCTAAGAAAAACAGGTAATTCCTTTATCAATAGTAAAAATAGTGAAACAACAACTATTGTTTCATAAAGATAATTTGGCACCTTAGTATTAGTATACTCACATTTGCTAATGTTAATATTACAAAATAAAAAAAGATACCTTGAGTATCTTTTAGCTCTATTTATTCAAACAGCTTTTATTATAAAGCCCATAAAATAACAGCAGCCACAAAATAAAAGAAACTTACTCCCCCAATAGCTATTCAATCTAAGGTGCATTAATGCTTTCAACAATAATCATAACCATCAAAGCAAGTAATAATACTATTAAACAGCTTTCAGACGCTATTCTTTTTAACATCTAATAACCATAGTTATGATTTGGAATTAAATGCTATCAAGCAACTGTTTACAAACTGTCATACTGCTAATTAAGAAAAACTAAAAAATGGGTGTTAATAATATTGGTTGAAACATAATAAACAACACATGCCAATATATTGGCGTGCATACCTAAAATCATCTTGTATAAAAAATGAAATTTTCATACTTCTTTAATAAATCACTAACCTGTAATTAACATTGTTAATCTAAACAGTTATCAGAAACAGAAAACAAACTGTTTTTCTCCGGATCAGGTAGTGCGTACCGGAGCAACAATCTCTGTTAAATTGACAGTACAGAGAAAATGTTATCAATAAAACTGCGCGTCCATTCCTTATGACAGCGCAGTTTTATACTTTTCCAAAAAGTTAATTTAGTCAATCAACGCTATTAAGAAAAACTCTCTTCACGAGAAAATAAACCTAACACAATGAAAAACAAATCAAATACCGTCAAAAATAGACACACCTAATGTGCTAATGCTTTTTTACTTTGTTTCCATAAAGCACTCGTTTCAGCACAAAAATCAGCGTAACATCCTGTCTTAATGGAAGCGCGAATCCCTTGCATAAGCTGTTGATAATAAGAAAGATTATTCCAAGTTAATAACATGCCACCAAGAGCTTCATTAGATTTGACTAAATGGTGCAAATAAGCACGACTATAATCACGTGCAGCAGGGCAAGGTGATTGTGGATCAAGAGGGCGAGAATCTTCTGCGTAACGCGCATTGCGCAAATTTACCCTACCAAAGCGAGTAAAAGCTAAACCATGACGCCCAGCACGCGTTGGTAGAACACAATCAAACATATCAATACCTCGAGCGACACTTTTTAAAATATCATCTGGAGTGCCCACTCCCATGAGATAACGTGGTTTATTCTCTGGTAAAATAGAACAAGTAGTATCCAATACAGCCATCATAATATCCTGAGATTCACCAACCGCAAGTCCTCCAATAGCATAACCCTTTAAATCCATCTCTTTTAATGCCTGAACAGAACGTTCACGCAACCTCATATTATCACCGCCTTGAACAATACCAAACATAGCTTTATCTGGTTGATTACCAAAAGCTGTTTTACAACGCTGCGCCCAACGCAATGAAAGTTCCATAGCAGCTTCTATTTTTTTCTCACTTGCAGGTAATGCAATACACTGATCAAGCTGCATTTGAATATCAGAATCAAGCAGTCCTTGTATTTCAATAGAACGTTCTGGACTCATTTCATAATACGCTCCATTAATATGAGAGCGGAAAATCACACATTTCTCTGTGATTTTACAAATCCCTGAAAGCGACATAACTTGAAAACCGCCAGAATCTGTTAAAATAGGTTCAGGCCAACGTGCAAATTCATGTAAGCCTCCTAAGCGTGCAACCCGCTCAGCTCCAGGCCGAAGCATTAAATGATACGTATTACCTAAGATAACATCTGCCCCAATAGAACGCAGCTGATCCATATACATAGCCTTAACGGTCCCTGCCGTTCCAACAGGCATGAATGCCGGTGTGCGAATACGTCCACGTCCTGTTATAATTTCACCCAAACGTGCCTGTCCATCTTGAGCAATTTTGTTATAGTGAAACATCTTAATCATTATTTTCGTCTTTTCGATTAAATAAATTTATATAGCCTTACTAACTAAGAACAATTTCCTTTTTTGATTGCACATATTACTAAATGTTATAAATCATTTTACTCTATTAAACACTGAAACCAGCCTTAAGAGAATTGAGCAAAATAAATGAGAATTTATTATCAAACAATCAACACAATAAAGGTGACAAACTTTACCGAATAAAAATATCCGTAATGCCTAGCTATATACCTCAAAATACTAACAGTTATTTATTTACAGTCTTAGATACCCTTAAGGATTGTATTCCGATAGCAACAACTTTATTTTTGTATGTTTTTAGTGCCATAAGTGTTTGAATAATTTTAGTATGAATACAATCAATTTCTCTGAATCTATTTTATTAATTAATATATATCTTTTATGTCCAGAGTAAAAAATTATACACTTTCTACATTATGAAATGAAATAGTATTCTATTTTATAATTTTGAAGCCTATCTTAAAATTTCTCGCTAAAATGTAAACTGCTAATCGGAGTTATTATTTTTTTTAAAAATAAAAATAGTTTAGCAATTTTATCCTTCTCAATAGCTTTTCAACATTTTAAACACAACAATAAGATAAGAATAGTATTCTACCTGAATAAATCAGAGCAAAAGAACCAAAACAAAAATAAATACCTTTTAAATTATACTGAAATAATGCTTCACTTTATTATGAATAACTAATACATTCTTTTCACTAAAAAGCTTAGAAAATTACAGAACATAATATAAAGAAACCTGCATTGTAATATAGACAAGCCAATTTCAATAGGATCCGTTATCTCGAAAATTCAAAACCGAAAAGCTCTATTTATACAAAAATATACAAAGTCACACTAACCTTAATAAAATTCCAAATTAAACCATAAACAGAAATTATCTGCACAATATTCTATACTACTTTGTATCCGCAGCAATTCTGGCCTTGATAATCGTATCAGGCTCTACAACAGGCTCACCACGCTTGATCCTATCGACATTTTCCATACCCTCCATAACTTGTCCCCATATAGAATATTGACGATCAAGCCAAGGAGCATCTTCAAAGCATATAAAAAACTGCGAATTAGCAGAGTTTGGATTCTGGCTGCGCGCCATAGAAACGGTACCACGTTTATGAGAAATATTCGAAAACTCTGCTTTTAAATCAGGCTTATCCGAACCACCCATACCTACACGTGATAAATCAAATTTCTCGCCATCTTTTTTTCCAAATTTCACATCACCAGTTTGAGCCATAAAACCATCAATAACACGATGAAAAACAACATTATCATAAGCACCTTCACGCACTAATTCTTTAATACGTACCACGTGACCAGGAGCTAAATCAGCAAATAACTCAATCACTACATTACCTTTTGTTGTTTCAAGAATTAAAGTATTTTCTGGATCTTTAATTTCAGCCATATAATTATCCTTTGATTTACTGATTACCTTGCAAATGAGCAGAATCGATAACATCAGGATCTATTACAGATCCGTTATTACTTACAGTGCCCTTTTTAATTTTATCGACAATATCCATTCCTTTTACAACTTCTCCAATAACAGTATATTGCTCATTTAAAAAAGTAGCATCATCAAAACAAATGAAGAATTGAGAATTTGCTGAATGAGGATCTTGTGAACGTGCCATACCAACAGTACCACGTTTAAATGGCTGTTTTGAAAACTCTGCTACTAAATTAGGATAATTTGAACCACCCATACCAACGCGCTTAGGATCAAAATCAGCACTACCTTTTTTTCCAAATTTTACATCGCCTGTCTGTGCCATAAAACCAGGGATAACACGATGAAATATTACATTATTATAAGCACCCTCTTCTGTTAATTTTTTGATTCTAGCAACATGTTTTGGTGCAAGATCAGGACGTAAACGAATAAAAATATCACCATTTTTAATAGATAAAACAAGGGTATTACGCTCATTTGATGAAGCATTAAATGAAAAAAGATAAACAATACATGTTAAAATAGTAAAAATTTTAAGATACACAATCATTTTTCCTTTAAGGTTTAAATTTTAAGCGTAAAGCTTGCGTAACATTTTGAGGAACAAAAGGTGTAACGTCCCCCCCCATAGCAGCAATCTGGCGCACTAATGTAGAGGTTATTGGGCGGCTAGAAACGCTTGCCGGCAAAAAAACAGTTTGTAATTCAGGAGCCATAATCTTGTTCATCCCTGCCATTTGCATTTCGTAATCAAGATCAGTACCATCACGCAAACCACGAATAAGAAACGAAGCGCGAATTTCACGCGCCTTATTAATTAAAAGATTATCAAATGCAATAATCCGTAACCGATCAGAACCTATATTTAATAAGTCTTTCCCGACTTGTGTAATTAAATCAACACGCTCTTCAAAACTAAAAAGTGACTGTTTTCCACTCTGTATACCAATAGCCACCACCACTTCATCAGCTAACAATAAACTGCCTCGCAAAACATCAAGGTGACCATTTGTAATAGGATCAAATGAACCTGCATAAAGAGCAATGGTCATCATTTTGCTCCTATATTTTCAGAGTTATATTTATTTGTTAACCTCAACCACATTGCAATGTTGTCCACTTTCTTTCTCATCTGGATCGCTAGCATTAACTTCAGGCTCAGAAATACGTTCAACTGATACGACCTTCTCACCTTTTGCTGTATTAAAGATCGTTACCCCCTTGGTTGAACGACCAGATATGCGAATACCATTAACAGGAACACGAATAAGCTGCCCTTTATCTGAAACCAACATAATTTGATCTTGTGCTTCCACCGGAAAGGCTGCTACTAATTTACCAATTTCAGCTGTTTTAGATGGATCAGTTGCACGAATCCCTTTTCCACCACGTCCTGAAATACGAAAGTCATAGGAGGAAGACCGTTTTCCATAACCAAATTCACTAACTGTTAAGAGCATTTGCTCATGGTTACTAAGCTCCATATAACGCTCATCCGTCAACTCTGTTGCTACTGCTTCTACCTCTTCATCACCAATTACAATATCTTCATCATCTGCGCCTGCTGCACGCCGCTCACTGAGCACACGCTTAATATAAGCAGAACGCTCAATCGATGTAGCTTCAACATGCTTTAAAATAGTCATAGAAATGACTTTATCATTATCACCCATGTTAATACCACGTACCCCCATTGAATGACGTCCAACAAATACACGAACATCACTCACAGGAAAACGTATACATTGTCCATTCGCTGTTGTAAGGACAACATCATTATGCTCTGTGCAGGTCTCTACGGAAAGAATTTCATCTCCTTCTTCACCAAATTTCATTGCAATTTTACCATTACGATTAACTTGAACAAAATCTGATAATTTATTGCGGCGTACAGTCCCACGCATTGTTGCAAACATAACATCAAGTTTGCTCCAACTTTCCTCATCCTCTGGTAAAGGCATAATTGTTGTTATACGCTCACCCTGTTGTAAGGGAAGCATATTAATTAAAGCCCGTCCACGCGATTGCGGCGTACCAATAGGCAAACGCCAAACCTTTTCTTTATAGACAATTCCACGCGATGAAAAGAAAAGAACCGGTGTATGTGTATTAGCTATAAATAAACGAGTTACAAAATCCTCATCTTTTGTAGCCATACCAGAACGCCCCTTACCTCCACGACGTTGGGCACGGTACGTATTCAAAGGTACACGTTTAATATAACCACTATGACTAACCGTCACCACCATCTCTTCTGGTGCGATCAGATCTTCACTATCCATCTCAGCACTACCAAAACCAAAAACAGTACGCCGAGGAGTTGCAAATGCCTCACGAAGAGCGTTCAGTTCATCTTTAACAATGCCCATAATTCGTGAACGCGATGCTAAAATATCAAGATAATCAGTAATATCTACACCAATTTTATTTAATTCGTCAGCAATCTCATCGCGACCAAGTGCTGTTAACCTCTGCAAACGCAACTCTAAAATAGCGCGCGCTTGTTCTTCTGATAAATGATATGTATTATCCTCGTGAATAATATGGCGAGGATCATCAATAAGCTTAATTAAGGCTGCTATATCAGTAGCCAACCAACGTCGCTCCATTAATTGTGCACGCGCTATTTGTGGATCAGATGCTTTGCGAATTAACGCTATAATTTCATCAATATTAGCAACAGCAATAGCAAGCCCAACTAAAACATGCGCACGTTCACGCGCCCTACGTAAAAGATATTTTGTTCTCCGACTCACTACTTCTTCACGAAAAGAAACAAATGCACGAAGTATATCAAGTAATGTCATTTGCTCAGGTTTGCCGCCATTTAAT is a genomic window containing:
- a CDS encoding NADP-dependent isocitrate dehydrogenase, producing the protein MEKIKVENPVVEIDGDEMTRIIWKHIKDKLIHPYLDINLKYYDLSIKNRDETNDQVTVDSANAIKQYGVGVKCATITPDELRVKEFNLKKMWKSPNGTIRNILGGVIFREPIICKNVPRLVPSWTKPIIIGRHAFGDQYKATDFKFPGKGKLSIKFIGDDGQVIEHDVFDAPSAGVAMAMYNIDESIRDFARASFNYGLQRNVPVYLSTKNTILKAYDGRFKDIFQEIFNTEFKTEFESRKLHYEHRLIDDMVASALKWSGGYVWACKNYDGDVQSDIVAQGFGSLGLMTSVLMTPDGKIVEAEAAHGTVTRHYRQHQKGEETSTNSIASIFAWTRGLIHRAKLDNNEKLKNFATTLEKVCIHTVEEGFMTKDLALLIGPEQKWLSTTGFLDKIDTNLKKEMTN
- the tgt gene encoding tRNA guanosine(34) transglycosylase Tgt codes for the protein MIKMFHYNKIAQDGQARLGEIITGRGRIRTPAFMPVGTAGTVKAMYMDQLRSIGADVILGNTYHLMLRPGAERVARLGGLHEFARWPEPILTDSGGFQVMSLSGICKITEKCVIFRSHINGAYYEMSPERSIEIQGLLDSDIQMQLDQCIALPASEKKIEAAMELSLRWAQRCKTAFGNQPDKAMFGIVQGGDNMRLRERSVQALKEMDLKGYAIGGLAVGESQDIMMAVLDTTCSILPENKPRYLMGVGTPDDILKSVARGIDMFDCVLPTRAGRHGLAFTRFGRVNLRNARYAEDSRPLDPQSPCPAARDYSRAYLHHLVKSNEALGGMLLTWNNLSYYQQLMQGIRASIKTGCYADFCAETSALWKQSKKALAH
- a CDS encoding peptidylprolyl isomerase, encoding MAEIKDPENTLILETTKGNVVIELFADLAPGHVVRIKELVREGAYDNVVFHRVIDGFMAQTGDVKFGKKDGEKFDLSRVGMGGSDKPDLKAEFSNISHKRGTVSMARSQNPNSANSQFFICFEDAPWLDRQYSIWGQVMEGMENVDRIKRGEPVVEPDTIIKARIAADTK
- a CDS encoding peptidylprolyl isomerase, encoding MIVYLKIFTILTCIVYLFSFNASSNERNTLVLSIKNGDIFIRLRPDLAPKHVARIKKLTEEGAYNNVIFHRVIPGFMAQTGDVKFGKKGSADFDPKRVGMGGSNYPNLVAEFSKQPFKRGTVGMARSQDPHSANSQFFICFDDATFLNEQYTVIGEVVKGMDIVDKIKKGTVSNNGSVIDPDVIDSAHLQGNQ
- the coaD gene encoding pantetheine-phosphate adenylyltransferase — translated: MMTIALYAGSFDPITNGHLDVLRGSLLLADEVVVAIGIQSGKQSLFSFEERVDLITQVGKDLLNIGSDRLRIIAFDNLLINKAREIRASFLIRGLRDGTDLDYEMQMAGMNKIMAPELQTVFLPASVSSRPITSTLVRQIAAMGGDVTPFVPQNVTQALRLKFKP
- the gyrA gene encoding DNA gyrase subunit A, translating into MTDLTPLPERDVLTGIEPVSIIEEMQRSYLDYAMSVIVSRALPDVRDGLKPVHRRILHAMNEMGLSFNKSYRKSAGVIGEVMGKFHPHGDASIYDALVRMAQDFSLRNPLINGQGNFGSIDGDPPAAMRYTECRLEKISEELLADIDKDTVDFQDNYDGREREPMVLPARFPNLLVNGSGGIAVGMATNIPPHNLGEVVDGCIALIDNPGITLDEMIKIIPGPDFPTGGIILGSSGIRSAYETGRGSIIMRAKVDIEEIRNNRQAIIVSEIPYQINKAAMIEKIAELVRDKRIDGVSDLRDESDRDGYRVVIELKREAVADVVLNQLYRYTPLQASFGCNMVALNGGKPEQMTLLDILRAFVSFREEVVSRRTKYLLRRARERAHVLVGLAIAVANIDEIIALIRKASDPQIARAQLMERRWLATDIAALIKLIDDPRHIIHEDNTYHLSEEQARAILELRLQRLTALGRDEIADELNKIGVDITDYLDILASRSRIMGIVKDELNALREAFATPRRTVFGFGSAEMDSEDLIAPEEMVVTVSHSGYIKRVPLNTYRAQRRGGKGRSGMATKDEDFVTRLFIANTHTPVLFFSSRGIVYKEKVWRLPIGTPQSRGRALINMLPLQQGERITTIMPLPEDEESWSKLDVMFATMRGTVRRNKLSDFVQVNRNGKIAMKFGEEGDEILSVETCTEHNDVVLTTANGQCIRFPVSDVRVFVGRHSMGVRGINMGDNDKVISMTILKHVEATSIERSAYIKRVLSERRAAGADDEDIVIGDEEVEAVATELTDERYMELSNHEQMLLTVSEFGYGKRSSSYDFRISGRGGKGIRATDPSKTAEIGKLVAAFPVEAQDQIMLVSDKGQLIRVPVNGIRISGRSTKGVTIFNTAKGEKVVSVERISEPEVNASDPDEKESGQHCNVVEVNK